The segment AGCAGGAAAGGCGCGAGCAGGTGATGCGGGCTCGCGTGGCCGAGTCGGGCTTGTCTATTATTTACGTTAATCACGTTGGCGGTCAGGACGAACTGGTTTTCGACGGCGTCTCGACGGCAATAGACAGCAACGGCGATATCGTTCTGCGCGCCCCGGCATGTAAAGACGGTATCTACCTGGTCGAGGCAGATCCGCAATCCGGTCGGCTCAGCGCGGCACCCGGATCAGTGCACAGCCCCGATCCGCTCGACAAGAGTGTTTACGATGCCATTGTGCTCGGGGTTCGCGACTATGTGCGCAAGAACGGGTTCCCCGGGGTAATTATCGGTTTGTCCGGCGGCATAGATTCGGCCCTCACGCTGGCTATCGCATCCGATGCGCTCGGCCCTGAACGGGTGCGTGGTGTGCTGATGCCATCGCGATACACAGCAAACATGAGCATCGAGGACGCGCGCGCGGAGGCCGAAGCGCTCGGCGTCGAGCATCACCTTATTTCGATAGAACCGATGTTTGAGGCAACGCTGGGGTCGCTGCAGGAGTTATTTGCCGGTTTGCCGGCCGACTCCACCGAAGAGAATATCCAGGCGCGCTGTCGCGGCATTATCCTGATGGCGATTTCCAACAAGACCGGGCGCATGGTGCTGACCACCGGGAACAAGAGCGAAATGGCCGTCGGGTACGCAACCCTTTACGGTGATATGGCCGGCGGATTTGCACCGATCAAGGACTGCAGCAAAACACTGGTTTATCGCCTGGCGCGTTACCGGAATTCCGTCTCTGCCGTAATTCCTGAAAGGGTATTCACGCGGCCACCATCGGCAGAGCTGGCGCCGGACCAGAAAGATACCGATTCGCTCCCGCCCTACGACGTACTCGATGCCATCCTGGAGGCATTTATCGAAGAGGACTGCTCAGTCGAGCAGATTGCGGCGCGTGGTTACGATCGCGAGACTGTCGTGCGGGTACTGCACATGGTCAAGCGAAATGAATATAAACGGCGCCAGGCGCCACCGGGTGTCCGGGTTAGTCGGCGTGGCTTCGGCCGGGACTG is part of the Gammaproteobacteria bacterium genome and harbors:
- a CDS encoding NAD+ synthase — translated: MAKTIRFALAQLDFTVGDVDGNAERVLAACATARDELDADVIVFPELTLTGYPPEDLLFHAGLRYRVEKALQRVCNEITGITALVGYPEFDGHIYNTIALMRDGESIATYRKQILPNYGVFDEKRYFRPGQQTCVLPVHGCPVALTICEDIWEPGPVAGARAAGAKLVLNPTASPYAIDKQERREQVMRARVAESGLSIIYVNHVGGQDELVFDGVSTAIDSNGDIVLRAPACKDGIYLVEADPQSGRLSAAPGSVHSPDPLDKSVYDAIVLGVRDYVRKNGFPGVIIGLSGGIDSALTLAIASDALGPERVRGVLMPSRYTANMSIEDARAEAEALGVEHHLISIEPMFEATLGSLQELFAGLPADSTEENIQARCRGIILMAISNKTGRMVLTTGNKSEMAVGYATLYGDMAGGFAPIKDCSKTLVYRLARYRNSVSAVIPERVFTRPPSAELAPDQKDTDSLPPYDVLDAILEAFIEEDCSVEQIAARGYDRETVVRVLHMVKRNEYKRRQAPPGVRVSRRGFGRDWRYPITSGY